GATCCCAAACAGCAACAGATTTTCACCAAGGAGGCAAGCATTCAGAAACCGGCGCTGACTCCGGTTTTCTTCGACGAGAATTGGGTGGACGTGTGGCCCGAAGAAAGCGACCGGCCTTACATCAATCTTTACGAAGGCCAGCCTTTAGGCGTGTCTCCAAACCAGATGGGGCGCTGCACCATTGCCCGGCATGGTGATCGCAGTGCTTCCCGGGCCCCGCGCAACTTTCCTTCCGCGCAAATAATGCCGGGTGCCATCAACATGGGACTGGCTGACGGCCATACCGAATTGGTGAAATTAGAAGATCTTTGGAAATGCTACTGGCATCTCGATTGGCAGCCGCCAGCCGTGCGACCACGCTGATCTGATAACCCCGGAAAGCTGCTGTAAGTAGTTCGGAAATCTTTTGGGATTCAGTCCAGTTGGTTACCAAATTGATTTGATGCGCCAGATATCGAGTGATTTTACGCGGGCTTGGCCGCCATTGGCAAAGAGACTGACACCCAGGTCGGCTGCTTCGGGATAAATTACTTTCGTCACGCACTCGCGGTGGTTAATGAAGACTTCCATCACGGATTTATCGAGGAGGATGTGCAATTGGAGTGTCTTCTCGTTGTCGTGGAGTTTGAATGGCAGTTTTGTGCCAGCGACGTCCAATTGATTGCCGTCGTAGGCAATTGTCACGGCATTCCGGCCATCATCAGATTGACGCAGTTTCAATCCGGAAGCAGCAGCGGTGCCCGGTTCGATTTCGGCGAGGATTTCCAGCGTGTCTCCTTTGAGCTCTGACTGGAATGGTTTTCCGGCCTGCAATGGCATTTCTGTTTTGTGAAATGATTCTCCGCGCAATGTCTGCAACTCCGGTGCTGGTTCCTGATGGAGTTCTCCCTCCTTGCTGAGCGTTAAAATGTGCGGCACGGTCAGGCATCCGTTCCAGCCGTGCCCTTCTTTAAATCCCTTTACCCAGCCCCACATAACGCGGCGGCCCTGCTGATCGAGCAGGCAATTTGGCGCGTAATAGGCATCGCTGAAATCCATTGTCCCATGACGAGTGGCGGTGAACTGATGCGTGGTCGCATCGAAGTCTCCGATAAAATATTGGACGGGACCATAAGGTGAAATTGCGAGAACCCAACGGTTGCCGAGTTTAAAGAAGTTTGGGCATTCGATATTTTTGATGCTGGCATCGGGATGTTTGAAGAGGACGCCGAGGTATTTCCATTGGGTCAGCTCGTCATTCCCGGCTTCGTAGAGGTTCACGATGGCTTCGCCGCCCCTGGCTTCATTCAGGTTTCCACCGGCCACGAGATAGTGGTGTCCCTTGTCTTCGAAATAGAACGGATCACGCCAATCGTACACTTTGGTTTTGCCATGCAGTGTCTCGGTGAGGAGCGGGTTGGCCGGGAGCTTTTGCCAGTCGATCATGTCGTCGTCGCTGAGCGCGGCCCATTGTTCCGGCAGCGGATGGCCGATGCTGGTGTAAATAATCATCGGCTTGCCCGTTGGCGTGATGAGCGAACAACCGGAGTAAATGTGTTCTTCTCCCTGCATCCGGGAGGGCCAGAGGGCGATTGGCAATTGTTCCCAATGCACCAAATCGCGACTGCGGGCGTGGCCCCAGTGCATATTTCCCCAATTATCTCCGTAAGGATTGAACTGGTAAAACATGTGGTAATAACCGTGGTGAAAGAGGGGGCCGTTGGGATCGTTCATCCAATTGGCGGGAGCGTGGAAATGATAAATAGGACGAGTGGGGTCGGCTTCTGCGCGGGATAGATTCGCCTGCATACTTGCCATGGCCTGTGTGAGGAGTTCCCGCTTCTCGTCCTGCGCTGTTGGTATGGCGGGTTCGTGGTCGCTTTGAACGATTTGATCGATGTTGATGTGGCCCCAGCCGCCGGAATGTTTGTCCACGATTTGAATCTGTGCATTTCGCCTGTTGAACTCAGCCACGTTCCATGTGGCCCACGTCAACCGCTCGGTGTCCTGTGGCGTGCGGGATTTTCCTGTGGCGGTGCGCACCACCTTTCCGTCGATCAAAAGATTAATGCACGTTTCGTTGGGATGATAACCGCCTCCAATCAGAAAGTTGATGTTCGAACGGAGGATTTTGAAATCCGGCGAGGTTAAGGTGCCCTGGCTTTGGTCGCCGCGGAGATAGGAATTCACCAATCCTTTTCCGAGATAGCCGGTGACGGGCATTTGATTGGGCAAGGTTCCGTGAGCGGGTTCATTGCCGAAGGCTTCGCCGGTCACCTGCCAATGGCCGTAATCGGGTCCCTCGAAGTCGGCGATCAGGATATCGGGAGCGTCTGCTACGACAGTCTGTTGTGCGGTGAAAGCGAGAAGGCTGAAGGCCAGCAATAGAGCCAGGTTCGACCATTTGTTGCGATCGGGACGGTGCATTTGTCCGGGAGTGTAATGAGGTTTAGCCCCGCAAAGAAACCTAAAAGCTTGTGGCATGTTTGGGCGGGTGGGCGTTGTCGCGTGATTGGCGTCGTGCGAAGTTGGAGGTGCGGATCAAATAAGGAACCCGCGCAAATCCGGAGATTTGCGCGGGCTTTAAATTATGCGGGAGGTGGAGCTTGTCTTGAATTCAACATCCACTTTGATGGGGCCGTTTACAGGCCGCCCACACCCTCGGTGCTCTTCAGTTTGGCCAAAGTGCCATTGAAAGCGTCTAAATCCACGTTGCCCGAGATGCCGGGAATAGACCCGGTGGAAGTGACCTGCCAATAGTCCCAGACGGTCGGGCCCCAGGGATTACAGAGGCATGAGGTCCAAGGGTTGCCAGTGTACAGATTCTCGCCATTGTAATTGGCTATCCAACCATCCAACATAATGCTGGTGTCAAGGTAGCAGGCACCGGCGCAAGAGCTTACGTAGATGACCGGAGTCATGGAGTTTGTAGTCTTCGCCTTCACGTCAGCCGCCCAGGCGTTAAACCAGGCTGTATAAGTGCTGGCGCCAACATGACCATTAAAAGTCTCAAATTCGACGGCCGGACTGATGCTCTTGCCATCGGCCTTGATGTAAGGGCCGGCGAAGCTCCAGAAGTAGTTGGCCTCAGTGGCGGGTGTGTTCAGGTCGGGGCGGGCGAAATGAGCGGCGCCCATTTGCACGCCGGCGGCCTTGCCGTTGGTCATGTAGCTTTTGAATTTTGAATCTTGAAAGTAGTTTCCCTCAGTGGCCTGGGCAAAGGCGAATTCCACTCCGGCGCCATGCACAGAGGTCCAGTTGATCGAACCCTGGGCGGCCGAAACATCAATGCCCAAAAGGTTGGTGGCGCTGGCCTGAGAGGTGGCTACATAAGCGGTCGCGAGAATGGCTGCATATCCGAATAGTTTTTTCATATTGTTGTGCCTTTCCTACTGTCTGGTTTATTGGTGATGCTTAACTTATTGCGGTTTTTGCTGCTGGACACCTGTGAGAATTCAAGGGCGTCCGGAACTGCGTTGTTTGGACAACTTTTGTGAGGCTTGTCCTGCGACGGTAGGAGTATTTACAACCAAGGTCAATCAGCATTTCGTGACATTTCTGCGAAGAAAAGCAGGCGGAGCAGGGTGGGAGAAGTGGAGTCGTCTGGCGTGTTTGGATTGATTGGGCTTGGTTGAGCGGATGGCTGTCGTGGGTGGTCGTGATTGGGGAATGGGACGGAGATGCTCGCTTTGCTCGTACCGCGATGCGGCAGAGTGTGGGGGAATTTGTTTGGTTTGTTTACCCGGTGTTGCGCCCGGGGGACGGGCTGGACCCTGGGCTACCTTACTTGCACGCTTTCAGCTTGCAGAGACGACCGAGGTTGAAGCCGCGAGGTTATCTTGACTGCGTCCAGCTGCCTGCGAGTCACAGACATGATGTAAAACATCTCCCGGGCAATTTCCCTGCAGCGTTCATTATAAGCGGTGGTTTCCGTTGGCGTGTCATCGCAAACCCTGGGATCAGCGTAATGTATGGCATACCTGGATATTGCTCCTTCGACGAGCGGACAGGTCTTGTCGGCCACGCTACACGTCATCAAGGCGATGAAATCCCGTTTCGGATTGGCATCGGCATTGTAGCGCTTGGAATACGCACGGATTGGCGGCCGGTCTTGCGCATAGCGGACCAAATACACAGGGTTGTCTCCCGTGGTGGCGTCCTCGATTGTAAAGCCCACCCGGCGCATGACAGCCACGGTCCGGCAATTGCAGGCAGTCGCTTGTGTCCCTCCCGAAAAGGCATGGACGTCGTTGAGGCCATAATAATATGCTGCCGTCTGCGCCCAGATCTGCGACATGTGACTCCGTCGCGAATTGCTGGTGCAAATGAAGGTCAGCTGTGCTTCTTTTCCAGAGCGAAGCTGGGAAGCGACGTTGGTGGCGATGGCGTCCAGCATGACCCTTCTCTCGGCGGAGACCATTCCAAGTTCATTGGCGACTTCTTGTACATACGGCCGAAGCGCAGGCAGCAGGTTTGCGTTGGACTGGGATTGGGGAGTGCTGGAACAGCCGGCGAAATAAACGGCAATGATGCCGATAGCGATGAACAGTTTCATAATCAAAGTCATTTCTTTTGCTCAGTCCGTTCCAAGGTCCACGCAAACCAAGCTGGAACCGCCGCGCACGTAGAGCCGCGTTCCGACCAGCGCTGGATGCGAATAAACCTCCACATCGTCATCAAACAACCGGAGCCGCGAAATGATGGTGCAGGTATCCGTCCTGCCGTCCAATAAAATGAGTTCACCCCGCAGTGTTATCACCAGCACCCGGTCATCGTCGGCGATCAACGTCAGGTGATCATCCAGCGCCGCTTCCTGCCGATGCCAGACGGGCTTCAATCCGTTATGCAGATCGAGACAACGCAGACCAGAATTCGCCCCGAACACCCGCCCGCACGTCACCACCGGCGACACCGTGTCCGGTGACAGGTCCGCGTACTGTGCCGCCGGTGTGGCAATGATCCGGCCCGATTCATCAAAACGATAAAACCGGGTCCCGTTGTTCTCGGTGGATACGATGACGCCGCCGTCCACGGCGACGGGTGTAGGTACATTAAAGTCTCCCTCGGCGGGAGGCACGAGTTGCCAAAGGCGCCTGCCCGTTTTCACATCCCAGCCGCCCAGCGAATTCCGGTCGTAACCGACGACTTGCCGCCGGCTGCCGAATTCCCCGCAGATAAACGCCGAGTAAGCTGCCGGCAATCCTGGCGTGGTCCAGCGGGTGTGGCCGGTGGCGCAATCCAATGCCACCAACGATGCATTCGTGCCTCCGGGATTCACAATCAGCAAATCATCCACGAGCAGCGGTGTGGCGCACATGCCCCACGTCGGCAAGGTGGCCTTGAACTCACGCGGCAAGGACCGTTGCCAAATCAGCCTGCCATTGGTGAGGTTCACACACCGCAAATCCCCAAACGCGCCGAGCAGATACGCCTTGTCCGCATGAATGACTGGCGTTGCTCGCGGGGCCTGGCCGTAATCCAACTTGCCGCGCGCGGGAAATTCCACCCGCCAAAGCAGCTCGCCATTGTGCGCATTGAGGCAGCGATACACGTCATGTTCCTCATCGAAGTCCCGCTCCGCCAGAATCAGCCGTTCACCGCTGACGCTGAGACCGGCAAGGCCGCCAATCATGGCCGCCTTTTTCCAGACGAACCTGGCCGTCACGGGAAGTCGTGCCGGAAGTCTTGGTACGTGCCCATCGCGTGCCGGCCCGCGCCAATCAGGCCAGTTAGGTCCGGTGCTTGCCTTCGTCCCACCGGGTTCCCGGCCCTGCACCGGCCTGAAACCGTCCCGGCTCTCCATAGCCTTCAGCAGCTTTGCGTCGGCATTGATGTTCAGCAGCGTCTTGAGAAGCTTCTGCTGTCTCTCCGCCGGGATGGTGTCGGCCACGAACACCGTGATGAACGGAACTGGCTGTGTCTTTCCGATCACTTTCAAATTGCCGGGCTTGACGCTGCCGCAGCCTTCAAGCAACGCCAGCGCGTAACTTGGAATCACCGCGACGGGCGGCGGAGACGACTGGCTGTCGAGCAGGTCGAGCGCCGCGTCACTGAATGACGCGTGCTTCTCCGGTGTGCCGACAGGCTCGACGCCGGCGGCGCGCAGGGCCGCCAGGCTGGCGGCAACTTTCTCATCACCATCAGCCAGACCGAAGAGCACCTTCCGACCGCCGAGGTCCTTCAACTCCCTGGCCGGATCGTCGAAACGTGCGATGAATAACGCGGTGAGCGTGGTGTTGCCGTCCGGGTCGGTCAATTCGCAGACCGGATGACACGGCAGACCTGCCTTTTTCGCGCCGTGCGCCACCAACGATTGGTCGCCGACGACGATTACCTCCCGCGCCGGACTAACCCCGACCATGGACTCGGCAAGGTCGTCGGAAAACTCAATGCTGACGCGCTGCTTGAGGGTTGTCTCCATCCGCGCCGCAAGTTTGCGATAATCCCGCTGACCGTGGCCCTTCACGCAGGCGCAGGCCAGTTCCTTCGCAAGAGGGTCCATGACCACGAGTAAAATCGGCTCCGGCCCGCGCGTCGCCGGTTTGGCCAGGACGCCGCCTGCGACGAACAACAGCACCAGCAGCAGGGCGCTCAGACGGAGAATAGAGCCACTTTCAAAATCGTGTCGGCGGCGGTGAGTTCCGGTTGATCTCCCTTGGAAGAAACGTGCCTCCTGGTTCGAGCATTTCATTTAAACCTCCTTGTGGGTGGCCACATTTATCTCAATGCTTCGCGGCGAAGACGCGGATGGCGTCACGGGTGGTATCCAGCAGGTAATATTGACGCCCATCCGGACTCATCTCCACAGTGACGCGCACGCAATCACCCTTCGATCCATCCGCCAAGGCAACCACCTCCATGAACTTGCCGCTGGCTGAGAATCGCTTGATGCACGTGGGCGGACCAGACTCCGCGGCCAGAACGTCGCCATTGGGCAGCACTCGCAGGTTTTTTGGCTCGCAACAGCCGCCGAAATCGGTTGCCTTCACCCTGCCAGCCTTGCCGAACTTCGAGAGTTCATTGCCATCGCGATCGCGAGTTTCGACAGAGTGCCGGGCATTGTGCGGAATCCAAAGCTTTCCGTCGTGCGTCTGGATGTCCATCTGCCCGCAGCAGCCGCGCAGCTTTTCCACTACCAGCTTTGGCTCTGCCAACGCGAGGTTAAAACGATAGACCCGGAAAGTGAAGTCACTCGGCGCCGGGACCACCATGAATAGATCCTGCTCCGTCACGGCCACCCCGGTCACCTCGGAGCGACGCTTTTCCAGACTGGTCTTCATTTTTGCAAGCTCCTCTTTGAGAGGGCGCTTCGATTGCTGGATCATCTGCTTGACCATTTCCTCGGTCTCTTTGGTGATGGTCACCGTTTCCTTTGCCACTGGCGAGTCTGCTGAGGCCAAGACCTTCCCGGCGGCATCCAGCTTTAGCACCCGGCCGTCCCCCGCCACGAAAATTGAGCCGTCCCTGGCCGTGCAGATCGCCCCTGGCTTGATCTCCAGCGGCAGTGTTTTCAGCAACTGCCCTTTTGGCGAATACACCCGGATGCACGGTGCGTTCTTCGGTCCGTTCCCCTGTGGTGCATAGCACGTCAACAGGTTGCCGTCGGCGTCCAGACAGAAGTTTTTGAGCGCCCCCGGATTTTTGCTATCGCCGATCTGAATGAGGCCGGCCTCGGTGGAGGACGGTTTCCAGGCAGCATCTTTCGCCCTTGCCGCCGCAGCGCGCCGTTCTTCATCGTTACCGCTCATGACGGCTGAGTCCTGGTCCACCGACTGGCTCCTTGCCGCGATGGGGCCCAGTGCCCCGTACAAACATGCTCCCGAGATCATTACAGATGCAACGATCCTCCCCGTATTTGATTTCATGCGCTTTTCCTTGGATTTGTTGTTTTAACTCCTTAACTGGCCCTGCTTACTGTATTTATACACCGCCGCCTGACGAATGTTCCTCTTGAATTGCACAAGGCTAGACCACGTCCGTCGATTTAGCACGAAGAAAGTTGTGCTAATTTGTAATGCCACCGCCGCTTCAGTTTCCAAGCGGCAGAGTGTGGGGGATTTGTTTTGGTTCATTTATCCGGGGGTGCTTGCGCACGGCCACAAGCCCGAGGGACGGGCTGGACTCCGGGCTACCTTACTTGCACGCTTTCAGCGTAAGACAAAGATTCGCTCGCCATAAGAACTCAACCCTGACGAGACGACCGGATTACGGCGGAAATTACCTGTTTAATTTTCTCGGTTCGTGTGTCTTGATCGGAGGCGGAATGCTATTGTCAATAAGACAACTGCAACGGGAGTAACGAAGCAGGATAACCAACCCCCATCTAAAACGGCCCCCAACAAAGCTGCAGTTGAAACTCCAATGATAAATGCGATCAAAAGTACCTGCCCCAATGCTTCAAGGGAAACTTGGTTTCGAATGACCCCGAAGTAAAGTATTGGTCCGAGCAAAACGGAGACGCCAATTCCCGTTAATGCAGCCCAAGCACTGAGCCCCAGTTTTTGCTCGATCGGAAGATGAGCGAACGCCGCAACGCCTTGGATGAAGCCGAAGCCCGCTCCAAGAAGCGACGAAAACACCAAAATACAGGCAATTTGCCAGAACAATTTTGCTGTGGTACGCATCGACGTTTAGATTTTTTTCAAGATCTTTGACGGTATTATAACCTCGAATATTTTCAAGGATTTGTCCGAACATTACGGGGTCCTCACCAACTACTCTGGAACCATGGTTCTTTCATCGGCAGGGGGAGCACCACGGCAACCGGCTGATAAAGCTCGAAGAGGGCGGGGATTCCACCATCGCAGGATATTTTATCGCGGATCTCCGGTGATTCAGACCGGGTTGGTGCGGGTTTTAAGTTGGCGGCGATATAAGTAAACTATCGCCATGGGTAGAAGGATAATTCCCGCAATCTTGGGCCATGCGGACCATGTTGCCAGTATAATCACATCAGCTGGCTGTGAGGAGAAGCCTCGCCAGGCTAATTTGTTCCCAACCGCACAAAGAACTGTGAGGCTAATGCTGAATAATACGAGTCCCGCCATGGATATCACCGGGTGATGCAGTATACTTCTCGTGATAAACTGACTGCGTAGTTTCAGACTGCGAGCAGCAAGGCGTGGCAGGAAAACAATCGGTGCGACGAACAGAGCAAGGGTTGCAATTGTGTTCAGGAATCCAAGAACATGGGCATTAAAAACAAAGTGCTTTCCAAACCCCAACAGGGCATAGTTTACGACTCCTTTGAGAGATTGAAGCCACAAGAAAAGGAAGGTGCCAACTGCCATCCAGAGCCACCGAGAGAGCCAAACTGTTTCGGAGTTTACCTTGCCGAACTCCTTGTCTAGTTCAGTGGGTTGGCCGACGCGGCGTACCGCAATCAGAAAGGCTTCTTCAGTCGAGAGGCCCTTGGCTTCGAGTGTGTTCACCGAATCGCGGAGATGAACTTCGAGTTCGTCCAGGTTGTCTGGTTGAAAGGAGGGTGATTGAGCCAATGACTGGCGCCAGAGTTCCAGATTGTGGTTCAGATCGAACTGGGTTTTGGATTCCATAATTTGATGAGAGTTGAATGCACGGTCATCCATTGCTTTTGTTCCTGTTGGAGAGCCTTGGTGCCTGCCTTGCAGAGGCGATAATATTTGCGCTTTCGGCCGAGGTCGCCTTCGCGCCACTCGGATTCGATGAGCTTTTCCTTCTCCATCCAATGGAGGACCGGGTAGAGCATGCCTTCACTCCAAAGAATTTCGCCGTCTGACAATTCCTGGACGCGCTGGATGAGGGCGTAACCGTAACAGTCTCCTTCGCTGAGAATCGAAAGAATCAAAGTGGTGGTTGAGGCGGCAACCAATTCTTTTGAAAGCATGTAGAGTAGATGCCTTGCACTGTTAGGCTTGTCAATGGGAAATGATCGATGGTGAATCTTGAATTATTCCCTGCTATCGATTGGTTCGCGCAGAATTGATGACGGATGCAATTCTTTCGGCCTCCTCCATGGTGGAAGGACCTGGGATTGGAACTTTCCCACTGGTGATTGCTGCCCTGACCACGGGAGCGCTGTATAACTGACCATCCATAACCACAGCGAGGCGGTGATCGAGGTTGGTTTTTGTAATGGAGCCAAACAGCTCGCGGCCCTCTGCGGTGAAAACCAATTCGATTTGTGGTTCACCATGATATGTATTCGTGGTGACGCTCGCTGAACTGATGTATGTCTGGTCCATCAGAGGAATTTTCTGGGTGTAAACCATTTGCTGAAAGGGTTTTCCGTCACTATCTGTCACATTGCTGGTCAGGCGTTGACTGTCCGGGCTCGGCTGATCCTCAACCAGGAAAATCTGAACCACCGATGATTTTGATGGCTCCCGGTTGGGGGTGGAAAGGGTTTGGGTTTGATTGACAGCGGCATTTTCGAAATCCTTCCGTTGCTGGCGTAAGCGCCGCACTTCGCCCCGCAAGCGGACCAGCTCGCGGAATTGAGCTTCGGAGAGGGAAGGGTTCGCTGACTGAGCCGCCAGCTTTGAGAGTCTATCATTCTCGGCTTTCACTTGAGCCAGTTGATCGCTCTGCTGTTTCAAGGAGAGATTCTGTTCGCGGAGCCCGGCTTCAGTTGCGCGTTGAACAAGGAGGAGCGCAACGAGGACGCCAACAATCGCGCAAACAATTCCGAACTTGAGCTTGGTTGCAGTGAACATTTTCAGAAATGTAAAAGTAATCCCGCCGCTTTTGCCGTTTGCGATGGCGGCGGTGGCGATCTTCAGCGCGAATCCGGCGGGGGCAGCGGTGAGACATTCAGCGGTGAGGGCGGTCGCCAGTGCGGTAACGGACAGGGAAACGCCCCGGCGTTTCAAGAAGGAGTGCAATTTATCGAGAGCGCGAGTTACCCGCATGCGCGCTGCGTCTTCGTTGGTGCCCAAGACTGCTCCGAGTGAACGGAAGTCGTGTTGTTCGAAAAAGCGGAGCAGGATGGCAGTGCGGTCGGATTCGCCAAGCTGGTTGATGGCGTCGTCGAGAACGGGTGTGAGTTGGGAGAAGTCGGCGTCCGGGTGGTTATGGAGTGCATTCATTTCGGCCGCGACTTTTTCTCTGCGTTGACGGCGCTGTTCTGATCTGACGGTTTTGGAGGCGGTGAAGCAGGTGTGGCGGTGCAGCCAGCCGGCCAACGGGATGTCGACGGCGAGGGTTTTGGCTTTGCGAGAAAGATCGGTGAAAACGGATTGGGTGATATCCTGAGCGAGGTGGGTATCGCCAGCGACGAGCCTCAAGGCGGTGGAATAGACGAGGTTGACATGCCGGGCCACCAAGTCCCGAAAGGCTGGTTCGGAGGCCTGCTGCACAAATTCCGAGAGCAATTTTGAATTGTCTGTCGTTTTCACTTTTTCTATTAAGAACCCGCCCGAAAATAAAACCGAACAAAATGTTTTCTGGTGGTCGTGGGTTCGTGGGTTGAATACCCGCAATGAGCTGGCGTAGTTAATCAAAGGACGGATGGGGAATGTGGTGCTAACAAGAGTTGTAAAAATTTAATTCCTTGAAAATGAGCACGATGCAGCGGTTGAGTAAATGTTTTTAGGTGATTGGTTCAATTATGTCTGTGACTCGACTTTGGGTGGGATTGGGTAAATACTTAATCCTGTGAATTTAAGAAGAATGATGAAATCGAAGTTAAAGAAATTTGGGATTTTGGGGATGATGTTGACGGTGGCGGCAGTGTCGGTGCCGGCGGATCAAATTGCAGATTTTTTTACCATCGGCAAGAAGGCCCAGGAGGATGGGGATTATGAGTTGGCGATTTCGTGCTGGTCGTCGGTGCTCAAATTACAACCGACGAATGATGCGGCGTTTTTCAATCGGGGCATGGCGTATACGCAAAAGGGAGATTTTACCAGTGGCATCCATGATTTCGATGAAACGATACGGTTGAATCCGGAGGGGCGGGCTTATGATAACCGGGGGAATTTATATGATCAAAAGGGCGAGGTGGAGAAGGCGATCAGTGATTATACAGAAGCCATCAAGTTGAATCCCAAGGATGCGTGGGCTTATGCCAAACGGGC
This DNA window, taken from Pedosphaera parvula Ellin514, encodes the following:
- a CDS encoding glycoside hydrolase family 32 protein, giving the protein MPQAFRFLCGAKPHYTPGQMHRPDRNKWSNLALLLAFSLLAFTAQQTVVADAPDILIADFEGPDYGHWQVTGEAFGNEPAHGTLPNQMPVTGYLGKGLVNSYLRGDQSQGTLTSPDFKILRSNINFLIGGGYHPNETCINLLIDGKVVRTATGKSRTPQDTERLTWATWNVAEFNRRNAQIQIVDKHSGGWGHINIDQIVQSDHEPAIPTAQDEKRELLTQAMASMQANLSRAEADPTRPIYHFHAPANWMNDPNGPLFHHGYYHMFYQFNPYGDNWGNMHWGHARSRDLVHWEQLPIALWPSRMQGEEHIYSGCSLITPTGKPMIIYTSIGHPLPEQWAALSDDDMIDWQKLPANPLLTETLHGKTKVYDWRDPFYFEDKGHHYLVAGGNLNEARGGEAIVNLYEAGNDELTQWKYLGVLFKHPDASIKNIECPNFFKLGNRWVLAISPYGPVQYFIGDFDATTHQFTATRHGTMDFSDAYYAPNCLLDQQGRRVMWGWVKGFKEGHGWNGCLTVPHILTLSKEGELHQEPAPELQTLRGESFHKTEMPLQAGKPFQSELKGDTLEILAEIEPGTAAASGLKLRQSDDGRNAVTIAYDGNQLDVAGTKLPFKLHDNEKTLQLHILLDKSVMEVFINHRECVTKVIYPEAADLGVSLFANGGQARVKSLDIWRIKSIW
- a CDS encoding glycoside hydrolase family 25 protein; amino-acid sequence: MKKLFGYAAILATAYVATSQASATNLLGIDVSAAQGSINWTSVHGAGVEFAFAQATEGNYFQDSKFKSYMTNGKAAGVQMGAAHFARPDLNTPATEANYFWSFAGPYIKADGKSISPAVEFETFNGHVGASTYTAWFNAWAADVKAKTTNSMTPVIYVSSCAGACYLDTSIMLDGWIANYNGENLYTGNPWTSCLCNPWGPTVWDYWQVTSTGSIPGISGNVDLDAFNGTLAKLKSTEGVGGL
- a CDS encoding low molecular weight phosphatase family protein, whose translation is MKLFIAIGIIAVYFAGCSSTPQSQSNANLLPALRPYVQEVANELGMVSAERRVMLDAIATNVASQLRSGKEAQLTFICTSNSRRSHMSQIWAQTAAYYYGLNDVHAFSGGTQATACNCRTVAVMRRVGFTIEDATTGDNPVYLVRYAQDRPPIRAYSKRYNADANPKRDFIALMTCSVADKTCPLVEGAISRYAIHYADPRVCDDTPTETTAYNERCREIAREMFYIMSVTRRQLDAVKITSRLQPRSSLQAESVQVR
- a CDS encoding PQQ-binding-like beta-propeller repeat protein, which encodes MKCSNQEARFFQGRSTGTHRRRHDFESGSILRLSALLLVLLFVAGGVLAKPATRGPEPILLVVMDPLAKELACACVKGHGQRDYRKLAARMETTLKQRVSIEFSDDLAESMVGVSPAREVIVVGDQSLVAHGAKKAGLPCHPVCELTDPDGNTTLTALFIARFDDPARELKDLGGRKVLFGLADGDEKVAASLAALRAAGVEPVGTPEKHASFSDAALDLLDSQSSPPPVAVIPSYALALLEGCGSVKPGNLKVIGKTQPVPFITVFVADTIPAERQQKLLKTLLNINADAKLLKAMESRDGFRPVQGREPGGTKASTGPNWPDWRGPARDGHVPRLPARLPVTARFVWKKAAMIGGLAGLSVSGERLILAERDFDEEHDVYRCLNAHNGELLWRVEFPARGKLDYGQAPRATPVIHADKAYLLGAFGDLRCVNLTNGRLIWQRSLPREFKATLPTWGMCATPLLVDDLLIVNPGGTNASLVALDCATGHTRWTTPGLPAAYSAFICGEFGSRRQVVGYDRNSLGGWDVKTGRRLWQLVPPAEGDFNVPTPVAVDGGVIVSTENNGTRFYRFDESGRIIATPAAQYADLSPDTVSPVVTCGRVFGANSGLRCLDLHNGLKPVWHRQEAALDDHLTLIADDDRVLVITLRGELILLDGRTDTCTIISRLRLFDDDVEVYSHPALVGTRLYVRGGSSLVCVDLGTD
- a CDS encoding permease prefix domain 1-containing protein encodes the protein MESKTQFDLNHNLELWRQSLAQSPSFQPDNLDELEVHLRDSVNTLEAKGLSTEEAFLIAVRRVGQPTELDKEFGKVNSETVWLSRWLWMAVGTFLFLWLQSLKGVVNYALLGFGKHFVFNAHVLGFLNTIATLALFVAPIVFLPRLAARSLKLRSQFITRSILHHPVISMAGLVLFSISLTVLCAVGNKLAWRGFSSQPADVIILATWSAWPKIAGIILLPMAIVYLYRRQLKTRTNPV
- a CDS encoding PadR family transcriptional regulator — protein: MLSKELVAASTTTLILSILSEGDCYGYALIQRVQELSDGEILWSEGMLYPVLHWMEKEKLIESEWREGDLGRKRKYYRLCKAGTKALQQEQKQWMTVHSTLIKLWNPKPSSI
- a CDS encoding sigma-70 family RNA polymerase sigma factor, with protein sequence MKTTDNSKLLSEFVQQASEPAFRDLVARHVNLVYSTALRLVAGDTHLAQDITQSVFTDLSRKAKTLAVDIPLAGWLHRHTCFTASKTVRSEQRRQRREKVAAEMNALHNHPDADFSQLTPVLDDAINQLGESDRTAILLRFFEQHDFRSLGAVLGTNEDAARMRVTRALDKLHSFLKRRGVSLSVTALATALTAECLTAAPAGFALKIATAAIANGKSGGITFTFLKMFTATKLKFGIVCAIVGVLVALLLVQRATEAGLREQNLSLKQQSDQLAQVKAENDRLSKLAAQSANPSLSEAQFRELVRLRGEVRRLRQQRKDFENAAVNQTQTLSTPNREPSKSSVVQIFLVEDQPSPDSQRLTSNVTDSDGKPFQQMVYTQKIPLMDQTYISSASVTTNTYHGEPQIELVFTAEGRELFGSITKTNLDHRLAVVMDGQLYSAPVVRAAITSGKVPIPGPSTMEEAERIASVINSARTNR